A window from Thioclava sp. GXIMD2076 encodes these proteins:
- a CDS encoding sugar ABC transporter permease codes for MTRYYRHISRQVALLPGWFILIGAYLATIVWTVRMSFTTSRSIPVNDFAGLSQYRRLFSSSRWTQSLENMVVYGGIFIIGCLVIGFLLAVLLDQKVKGEGLFRTIFLYPYAVSFVVTGLVWQWVLNPTLGLQKAVQDLGFSSFTFDWLVDRDRAIYVLAGAAIWQASGLVMALMLAGLRGVDGDLWKAARVDGASASRYYLRVVLPLIRPSIVSSTVLLSVAVIKSYDLVVAMTGGGPGNATELPAKFIMDYLFGRSNLGLATAASVVLLATMIAALAPVLYVQSHRARKAKS; via the coding sequence ATGACACGATATTACAGACATATCAGCCGACAGGTCGCGCTGCTGCCGGGGTGGTTCATCCTGATCGGGGCCTATCTCGCGACCATCGTCTGGACGGTGCGGATGTCTTTCACCACCTCGCGCTCTATCCCTGTCAATGATTTTGCGGGGCTCAGCCAGTATCGGCGCCTGTTCAGTTCGAGCCGCTGGACGCAATCTCTCGAGAATATGGTCGTCTATGGAGGGATCTTCATCATCGGCTGTCTGGTGATCGGTTTCCTGCTGGCGGTTCTGCTGGACCAGAAGGTAAAAGGCGAAGGTCTCTTCCGCACGATTTTCCTCTACCCCTATGCGGTCTCCTTCGTGGTGACGGGGCTGGTCTGGCAATGGGTGCTCAACCCGACACTTGGTCTGCAGAAAGCCGTTCAGGATCTAGGGTTCAGCAGTTTCACCTTCGACTGGCTGGTGGACCGCGATCGTGCGATCTATGTGCTTGCGGGCGCCGCGATCTGGCAAGCCTCGGGGCTGGTGATGGCACTGATGCTGGCAGGGCTGCGCGGCGTCGATGGTGATTTGTGGAAAGCCGCCCGCGTGGACGGGGCCTCGGCAAGCCGCTACTACCTGCGCGTAGTATTGCCGCTGATCAGACCCTCAATCGTGTCTTCGACCGTGCTTCTGTCGGTTGCGGTGATCAAATCCTACGATCTCGTTGTTGCCATGACCGGTGGCGGGCCGGGAAATGCCACGGAACTGCCTGCAAAATTCATCATGGATTACCTGTTCGGGCGGTCGAACCTTGGCCTTGCGACAGCGGCCTCGGTCGTTCTGCTGGCCACCATGATCGCAGCCCTTGCACCCGTTCTCTATGTCCAATCCCATCGCGCGCGGAAGGCCAAATCATGA
- a CDS encoding carbohydrate ABC transporter permease, with translation MKDLYPSHAEGLRPNRLNLRRLALYGCLGLAGLLFLFPLYVMVSTSLKTLPEISQGSIFALPQHPSLGAWKTAWQSACTGLSCHGLQGGFVNSVFILVPSVALPVMLGAITGYALSFWRPKGGKLLFGGLLLGLFVPYQVFIYPLVRVLSTVGLYGNLGGIVAVHTIFAMPIMLLLFRNYYASLPMDLFKAARVDGGGFWAIFWRVVLPMSTPIIIVAVILQVTGVWNDFLFGLIFAGADNLPMTVQLNNIVNSARGAQEYNVHMAATILTAIVPLFVYFVSGRWFVRGIAAGAVKG, from the coding sequence ATGAAGGATCTCTATCCGAGTCACGCCGAGGGCCTGCGCCCGAACCGGCTTAACCTGCGGCGGCTGGCACTTTATGGATGCCTTGGTCTGGCGGGGCTGCTGTTTCTCTTTCCGCTTTATGTGATGGTTTCGACCTCGCTGAAAACGCTGCCCGAAATCAGTCAGGGCTCGATCTTCGCCCTGCCCCAGCACCCGAGCCTCGGCGCGTGGAAAACCGCCTGGCAGAGCGCATGCACGGGGCTCAGCTGTCACGGGCTGCAGGGCGGGTTCGTCAACTCCGTCTTCATCCTCGTGCCTTCGGTGGCACTGCCTGTCATGCTGGGGGCGATCACCGGATACGCGCTGTCTTTCTGGCGTCCCAAAGGCGGAAAGCTCCTGTTTGGCGGGCTGCTTCTGGGCCTGTTCGTGCCCTATCAGGTCTTCATCTATCCGCTGGTGCGTGTGCTCTCGACGGTGGGGCTTTATGGCAATCTGGGCGGCATCGTAGCCGTGCATACCATCTTCGCGATGCCGATCATGCTGCTGTTGTTCCGCAACTATTACGCCAGCCTGCCAATGGACCTGTTCAAGGCCGCAAGGGTTGATGGCGGTGGGTTCTGGGCCATTTTCTGGCGTGTGGTGTTGCCGATGTCGACGCCGATCATCATTGTCGCGGTCATCTTGCAGGTGACAGGCGTATGGAACGACTTCCTCTTCGGCCTCATCTTCGCAGGGGCGGACAACCTGCCGATGACCGTGCAGCTCAACAATATCGTCAATAGCGCGAGGGGCGCACAGGAATATAACGTCCATATGGCCGCAACCATCCTCACGGCCATTGTCCCGCTGTTCGTCTATTTCGTCTCCGGACGCTGGTTCGTGCGCGGCATCGCCGCAGGCGCTGTCAAAGGATAA
- a CDS encoding ABC transporter ATP-binding protein, with protein MSQVSIKNLDIAFGSHKVIRNLDLHIQPGEFLVLLGASGCGKSTLLNAVAGLTDVAGGQIWIGDRNVTWAEPKDRGIGMVFQSYALYPRMTVEQNMSFGLEMARLPKPEIRERVARAAEMLQLKPLMQRRPAELSGGQRQRVAIGRALVRDADVYLFDEPLSNLDAKLRTELRVELKKLHARLGTTMIYVTHDQVEALTLANRIAVMQGGVIQQLDAPDEIYRRPVNKFVAGFVGSPGMNFIEGELLVRDGKIDLKTAKGTLDLTRYPFMEPPQNGHKVTLGLRPEHLQPEPEEGYCPATMTISVHESMGADALLWAELSGATVSVKLPSDWSPVPVSGERVTMWYDAARLSVFDAKTEERL; from the coding sequence ATGTCTCAAGTCTCAATCAAAAACCTCGATATCGCCTTTGGCTCACATAAGGTTATCCGTAATCTCGACCTCCATATCCAACCCGGAGAATTTCTCGTGCTGCTGGGAGCGTCCGGTTGCGGAAAATCCACGCTGCTGAACGCGGTGGCGGGCCTCACTGATGTGGCCGGCGGCCAGATCTGGATCGGGGATCGCAATGTGACATGGGCCGAACCCAAGGATCGCGGGATCGGCATGGTGTTCCAATCCTACGCCCTCTATCCGCGGATGACGGTCGAACAGAACATGTCCTTCGGGCTGGAGATGGCGCGCCTGCCCAAACCCGAAATCCGCGAACGCGTGGCGCGCGCGGCCGAGATGCTGCAGCTCAAACCGCTGATGCAGCGCCGTCCGGCAGAGCTGTCGGGCGGCCAGCGCCAGCGTGTGGCTATCGGGCGGGCCTTGGTGCGCGATGCCGATGTCTACCTCTTCGACGAACCGCTTTCCAACCTCGATGCGAAGCTGCGCACCGAACTGCGTGTCGAACTCAAGAAACTCCATGCCCGGCTCGGAACGACCATGATCTATGTGACCCATGATCAGGTCGAGGCCCTGACGCTGGCGAACCGGATTGCCGTTATGCAAGGCGGGGTGATCCAGCAACTCGATGCCCCCGACGAGATTTATCGCAGGCCGGTCAATAAATTCGTGGCGGGTTTTGTCGGCTCTCCGGGGATGAATTTCATCGAGGGAGAATTACTGGTCCGCGATGGCAAGATCGACCTGAAAACGGCAAAAGGCACGCTTGATCTGACCCGCTATCCGTTCATGGAACCGCCACAAAACGGCCATAAGGTGACGTTGGGCCTGCGCCCCGAACATTTGCAACCCGAGCCGGAAGAGGGCTATTGCCCCGCAACAATGACGATCTCGGTGCATGAGAGCATGGGAGCCGATGCGCTTCTGTGGGCGGAACTTTCAGGGGCGACCGTGTCGGTCAAACTGCCCTCCGACTGGTCGCCCGTGCCGGTTTCCGGCGAGCGGGTAACGATGTGGTATGACGCCGCGCGTCTTTCGGTCTTCGATGCCAAAACGGAGGAACGCCTCTGA
- a CDS encoding cysteine hydrolase produces MHNIKMTPASLARGKHNRNGRDHAFETIDPSRTAHIIVDLQNGFMEEGAVSEVPVARDIVPNVNDLSRAVRAAGGVNIFLRYTYDPDEKKQWNSWYGSMLGTPFSEGLKKGFTAGEHDHALWPGLDVAEGEAILDKTRFSGFIQGTCDLQRVLEDLDIDTVLITGTVTNCCSEATARDAHQLSYKVIFISDGNAALNDDEHNGSLDSLYPVYADIRSTKEVVGLLQAGAESRAAAE; encoded by the coding sequence ATGCATAACATTAAGATGACCCCCGCCTCCCTGGCTCGGGGCAAGCATAACCGCAATGGCCGCGACCATGCCTTCGAGACCATTGATCCTTCGCGCACGGCGCATATCATCGTCGATCTCCAGAACGGATTCATGGAAGAAGGCGCCGTCTCCGAGGTGCCTGTCGCGCGAGACATCGTCCCTAATGTCAATGACCTCTCGCGAGCGGTCCGCGCGGCGGGCGGCGTCAATATTTTCCTGCGCTATACCTATGATCCCGATGAGAAAAAGCAGTGGAATAGCTGGTATGGGTCGATGCTTGGCACGCCATTCTCCGAAGGTCTGAAAAAAGGCTTCACCGCGGGCGAACATGATCACGCTCTATGGCCGGGTCTCGATGTCGCCGAGGGCGAGGCGATCCTCGACAAGACCCGCTTCAGCGGGTTCATCCAAGGCACCTGCGATCTGCAGAGGGTTCTGGAGGATCTCGATATAGACACGGTTCTGATTACCGGCACCGTCACCAATTGTTGTTCCGAGGCAACGGCCCGTGACGCCCATCAGCTGAGCTATAAGGTGATCTTCATCTCTGACGGTAATGCGGCGCTGAATGATGACGAGCATAACGGCAGCTTGGACAGTCTCTATCCGGTCTATGCCGATATCCGCAGCACGAAAGAGGTCGTGGGGCTTTTACAGGCGGGAGCGGAAAGCCGCGCGGCCGCTGAATGA
- a CDS encoding arginase family protein, protein MPHSPTPAPQTSPAPKTLRLKMAQWQGGNLPAYHFGAELLAWLAPPSDTPMVEVPVDPPSADPLPLEDGILAKSRVLAQARSARVLIDAHAPDRLVVFGGDCGVDLAPFAYLNEKYEGDLAILWVDSHPDIMTPAEFERAHAMVLGALMGQGDQDLADIAARKVEPAQVVYAGMDEMSPLERERLTDWGIPFIGPDQLAETSAPVLDWLRQSGKKHVAIHLDLDVLDPKGFRSLLFNKPGSDNAEWADTPQGRMSLAQVVRLLRDVAGEVEIVGLGIAEHLPWDVMNLRDMLAELPLLSD, encoded by the coding sequence ATGCCGCATTCCCCGACACCCGCGCCCCAAACGTCCCCCGCCCCCAAAACGTTACGCCTGAAGATGGCGCAATGGCAGGGCGGCAATCTGCCTGCCTATCATTTCGGAGCCGAGTTGCTGGCATGGCTGGCACCACCCTCCGACACACCGATGGTCGAAGTGCCCGTCGATCCGCCGAGCGCCGATCCTTTGCCGCTCGAGGATGGAATTCTCGCCAAAAGCCGCGTGCTCGCGCAGGCCAGATCCGCCCGCGTGCTGATTGATGCCCATGCGCCCGACCGTCTGGTTGTATTCGGCGGGGATTGCGGCGTGGATCTGGCGCCCTTTGCCTATCTCAACGAGAAATACGAGGGTGATCTGGCGATCCTCTGGGTCGATAGCCATCCCGATATCATGACGCCCGCCGAGTTCGAGCGTGCCCATGCGATGGTGCTCGGTGCGTTGATGGGGCAGGGCGATCAGGATCTGGCGGATATCGCGGCACGCAAGGTTGAGCCTGCACAAGTGGTTTATGCCGGTATGGACGAGATGAGCCCGCTCGAGCGTGAGCGCCTGACGGATTGGGGGATCCCGTTTATCGGGCCGGATCAGCTGGCTGAAACCAGCGCGCCTGTATTGGACTGGCTCCGTCAGAGCGGGAAGAAACATGTTGCGATCCATCTGGATCTGGATGTGCTCGACCCGAAGGGGTTCCGCTCGCTGCTGTTTAACAAACCCGGTAGTGACAATGCCGAATGGGCAGACACGCCGCAGGGCCGCATGAGCCTTGCGCAAGTGGTGCGGCTGCTGCGCGATGTGGCGGGAGAGGTCGAGATTGTGGGGCTGGGTATTGCCGAGCACCTGCCGTGGGACGTGATGAACCTGCGCGACATGCTGGCAGAGCTGCCGCTTTTATCGGACTAA
- a CDS encoding EthD domain-containing protein: MYSVAMIFRRKPGMSLEEFQAYYRDRHGPLMLEHITNRGLISYEHFPAASASAGARYVTEGDLEYDAISIYSFETEQQAEECWAIPEVMADSAKFIDFETMISLPLSRRAVFPKAN, encoded by the coding sequence ATGTATTCTGTCGCAATGATTTTCCGCCGCAAACCCGGCATGTCGCTGGAGGAATTTCAGGCGTATTACCGTGACCGTCATGGCCCGCTGATGCTGGAACATATCACCAATCGCGGCCTGATTTCTTACGAGCATTTCCCTGCCGCCAGTGCCAGCGCGGGTGCGCGCTATGTGACCGAGGGCGATCTCGAATATGACGCCATTTCGATCTACAGCTTCGAGACAGAGCAACAGGCCGAGGAATGCTGGGCTATCCCCGAGGTGATGGCAGACAGCGCGAAATTCATCGATTTCGAAACGATGATCTCTCTGCCGCTTTCGCGCCGCGCGGTTTTCCCCAAAGCCAACTGA
- a CDS encoding substrate-binding domain-containing protein has translation MNFKTLTQRAGAVAAALLVAGAAHAANLNSDKVGTEADFEDVTKFCGTKPIKVALSVGFMNANRQMKFEELKDEAAKCPNITEVGLADGQGNPEKELANIRSLAAQGFDIILLGPPDAGPAAIPAMRDAMRMGSVVIPIEVGVNFPGKIGTDYTTIVTPNQEQMASVYAQFLVDQLHGKGNVIVWGGSPGAPQTTAQEPGWKKVFADNPGINVLEGPVVSGWDPAQYQKVTTALLAKYPEIDGMYSDYGVGVLGSLRAFKAAGRPMPPVTGLDANGAQCFYTENKPNEPKLEMGLTSSWTWIFRLALRKGLAAVNDIDSEEPSIVNVDLLVDSTSDNPEIHPVCDPDLPADVSLHSSLLSKEQLIAIFK, from the coding sequence ATGAATTTCAAGACCCTGACACAGCGCGCGGGCGCGGTGGCCGCTGCCCTTCTTGTGGCCGGTGCGGCGCATGCCGCCAATCTCAACTCCGATAAGGTCGGCACCGAAGCCGATTTCGAGGATGTCACGAAATTCTGTGGCACCAAGCCCATCAAAGTGGCGCTCTCGGTCGGTTTCATGAATGCCAACCGGCAGATGAAATTCGAGGAACTCAAGGACGAGGCCGCGAAATGCCCCAACATCACCGAGGTCGGTCTGGCCGATGGTCAGGGCAACCCCGAAAAAGAACTGGCCAATATCCGCTCGCTCGCGGCGCAAGGCTTTGACATCATCCTGCTTGGCCCGCCGGATGCAGGCCCCGCCGCTATCCCCGCCATGCGCGATGCGATGCGCATGGGCTCTGTCGTGATCCCGATCGAGGTGGGCGTGAACTTCCCCGGCAAGATCGGCACCGATTACACCACCATCGTCACCCCAAATCAGGAACAGATGGCCAGCGTTTATGCGCAATTCCTCGTCGACCAGCTGCACGGCAAAGGGAATGTAATCGTCTGGGGTGGCTCGCCGGGGGCACCGCAAACCACCGCACAGGAACCGGGTTGGAAAAAGGTCTTTGCCGATAATCCGGGCATCAATGTTCTGGAGGGTCCGGTTGTCTCGGGCTGGGATCCGGCACAATACCAGAAAGTGACCACCGCGCTTCTGGCCAAATATCCCGAGATTGATGGCATGTATTCGGATTATGGCGTGGGCGTTCTGGGCTCGCTGCGGGCCTTCAAGGCCGCTGGTCGTCCGATGCCGCCCGTCACGGGGCTTGATGCCAACGGCGCGCAATGCTTCTATACCGAGAACAAGCCCAATGAGCCGAAACTCGAAATGGGTCTGACCAGCTCCTGGACCTGGATCTTCCGCCTTGCCCTGCGTAAAGGTCTTGCGGCGGTGAATGATATCGACAGCGAAGAGCCCAGCATCGTCAATGTGGATCTTCTGGTCGATAGCACCTCCGACAATCCCGAAATCCACCCAGTCTGTGACCCTGATCTTCCGGCAGATGTCTCGCTGCACTCCTCGCTTCTGTCGAAAGAGCAGCTGATCGCAATCTTCAAATAA
- a CDS encoding ATP-binding cassette domain-containing protein, producing the protein MPAPDPYHQGASLQAAPDPTPQTGAALRQTLRESTGTLAFRAALGVVLLVALALVLAPRAVSAGSLFAMAPFIGVLGVAAIGQYLVIQQRGFDLSVAGTISVAAVMMTALPASDAGLGATLGYVALTLICGALIGLVNGALVTFVRVPPLIVTIGTNSLLVGLVYWMTGGSISSAPSALVQIASARVGLVSVLFLAFLLLGAALAWGISRTRPGRQFLMSAVSADAARALGIPVSLCTLGAYTTAGLLFALAGVMLAGLAVTPTLLSGNPYMLTTVAAVIVGGSPLNGDRGSVLATMIGAVFLVLLDQIVVSLGFDYAIQSIVQAAIILAGVTLPQLIRHIRNRPQPRPKDPASRPKAAVSNRPAVLELRDIHKHFGKTIALDGVDLSVSPGEVHAVIGENGAGKSTLISVACGVLPVTLGEVVINGQRMQGADPDRFRAAGIAVAFQHPPLPPHLSVLECLSLADPSLKGAQGAARVRALIAQVTTGALAADPHARISDLTIGQRHVVEIARALASDPRIIVLDEPTEPFKEEDVRQLFALIRRLRERGVAIVYISHRLDEVEEIADRISVLRDGALIATRPRDAFTRADIVSMIVGRPVGQVYPPKAGAQGEAPLLELRDFSGQGFNNINLTLRPGEILGLAGVEGQGQRDVMRALAGLAPHSGTVTLHGEALEWQSRAAAREAGVAYVPDDRHKEGLFMSMSIAENLGAGVNGEGLRIDRLSERSQIAERTTDLRIKAPSHGVTINALSGGNQQKVLIGREILGSPRIFLADEPTKGVDIGSKSDIYHKLRALAAQGVAVIVASSDGVELEGLCDHVAIMARGEVAAELSGDHVNDAEITAANLTAGGRRETESPATGERSMLRGLLDSKWFAIGILTLACALIVQSAVSVNSRFLSPYNLDNVQIQMATLALIAFGQLFLILQGEIDFSVGPMAGFVVVLSSFWIPDGISGTQLVFTVIGILAITTAMGFLQGLITLVLGIPSIIVTLAAFFALQGLSLYLRPVPGGIIDAKLIDGALMRFGPVTLAAIVAVMLAVGLELVLMRTAFGKKLRALGSDGSSAAKLGAKRKVLLPAAFALNGFLVGLAGLILAATVGVGSGTTGANYSLMAITAVVLGGAVISGGMGSFIATIFGALLIQLTFSATTFMQVGTEWQYWLVGLVTLFAASLFALGRRTG; encoded by the coding sequence ATGCCCGCACCCGACCCCTATCATCAAGGGGCCTCCCTTCAGGCCGCCCCCGACCCCACGCCGCAAACCGGAGCCGCGCTGCGCCAGACTTTACGGGAAAGCACCGGAACGCTGGCTTTCCGTGCAGCCCTCGGTGTCGTGCTTCTCGTGGCACTGGCGCTTGTTCTGGCACCGCGGGCCGTGTCGGCGGGCTCCCTTTTCGCGATGGCGCCTTTTATCGGGGTGCTGGGTGTTGCCGCGATCGGCCAGTATCTGGTCATCCAGCAACGCGGCTTCGACCTCTCGGTGGCAGGCACCATTTCTGTCGCGGCCGTCATGATGACCGCCCTGCCCGCAAGCGATGCAGGGCTCGGGGCGACATTGGGCTATGTGGCGCTGACACTGATCTGCGGCGCGCTGATCGGGCTGGTCAATGGTGCGCTCGTCACCTTTGTGCGGGTGCCGCCGCTGATTGTCACCATCGGCACCAATTCCCTGCTGGTCGGTCTCGTCTATTGGATGACAGGCGGCTCGATCAGCTCGGCCCCCTCAGCGCTTGTGCAGATCGCCAGCGCACGGGTCGGTCTGGTCTCTGTGCTGTTTCTGGCGTTTCTGCTGCTCGGGGCCGCCCTCGCTTGGGGCATTTCGCGCACCCGTCCAGGCCGCCAGTTCCTCATGTCTGCTGTTAGCGCCGATGCCGCGCGCGCCTTGGGCATTCCCGTAAGCCTGTGCACGCTGGGGGCCTATACTACGGCAGGGCTTCTCTTCGCGCTGGCCGGTGTAATGCTGGCAGGGCTTGCTGTTACGCCCACGCTCCTGTCGGGTAATCCCTATATGCTCACCACGGTCGCCGCCGTTATTGTGGGCGGCAGCCCGCTCAACGGTGATCGCGGCAGCGTGCTGGCGACGATGATCGGGGCGGTATTCCTTGTCCTGCTGGACCAGATCGTCGTGTCGCTGGGTTTTGATTATGCCATCCAGTCCATCGTGCAGGCGGCCATCATTCTGGCAGGCGTGACCCTGCCGCAGCTGATCCGGCATATCCGGAACCGGCCGCAACCGCGCCCCAAAGATCCGGCCTCGCGACCGAAGGCGGCGGTGTCCAATAGACCCGCCGTGCTGGAGCTGCGCGACATCCATAAACATTTCGGCAAGACCATAGCCCTAGACGGCGTCGATCTTTCGGTGTCGCCGGGCGAGGTCCATGCCGTGATCGGTGAAAACGGCGCGGGCAAATCCACGCTGATCTCGGTGGCCTGCGGGGTTTTGCCGGTGACGCTGGGCGAGGTCGTCATCAATGGCCAACGCATGCAGGGCGCAGATCCCGACCGCTTCCGGGCTGCCGGGATTGCCGTGGCCTTCCAGCACCCGCCACTGCCGCCGCATCTGAGCGTGCTTGAATGTCTGTCACTGGCCGACCCCTCGCTCAAAGGGGCACAAGGAGCCGCCCGCGTGCGTGCGCTGATCGCACAGGTAACCACGGGCGCTCTGGCTGCGGACCCCCATGCGCGCATCTCGGACCTGACCATCGGCCAGCGCCATGTCGTCGAGATCGCGCGGGCGCTGGCCTCCGATCCGCGCATCATCGTGCTGGACGAGCCGACCGAACCTTTCAAGGAAGAAGATGTCCGCCAGCTTTTTGCGCTGATCCGGCGTCTGCGGGAGCGTGGCGTGGCCATCGTCTATATCTCGCACCGTCTCGACGAGGTGGAAGAGATCGCCGACCGGATTTCCGTTCTGCGTGATGGCGCACTGATCGCCACCCGCCCGCGTGACGCGTTCACCCGCGCCGATATCGTATCGATGATTGTGGGCCGCCCTGTGGGACAGGTCTATCCGCCGAAAGCGGGGGCGCAGGGAGAGGCACCTCTGCTCGAACTGCGTGACTTCTCGGGGCAAGGGTTCAATAATATCAACCTCACCCTGCGTCCGGGCGAAATTCTGGGCCTTGCGGGCGTCGAGGGTCAGGGCCAGCGCGATGTGATGCGTGCCTTGGCGGGACTTGCGCCCCATAGTGGAACCGTCACCCTGCACGGTGAAGCCCTCGAATGGCAAAGCCGCGCTGCCGCCCGCGAGGCAGGCGTGGCCTATGTGCCTGACGACCGCCACAAAGAGGGGCTCTTCATGTCGATGAGCATCGCCGAGAACCTTGGCGCGGGTGTCAACGGCGAAGGGCTGCGCATTGACCGGCTGTCAGAACGCAGCCAGATTGCCGAGCGCACGACAGATCTTCGGATCAAGGCGCCCTCTCATGGCGTGACCATCAATGCCCTTTCGGGTGGCAACCAGCAAAAGGTGCTGATCGGGCGCGAGATCCTTGGCTCCCCGCGCATCTTCCTCGCGGACGAGCCCACAAAAGGCGTCGATATCGGCTCGAAAAGCGATATCTACCACAAGCTGCGGGCGCTTGCCGCGCAGGGTGTGGCCGTGATCGTGGCCTCGTCGGACGGGGTAGAGCTTGAGGGGCTGTGCGACCATGTGGCAATCATGGCGCGGGGCGAGGTTGCAGCCGAGCTTTCGGGCGATCACGTCAATGACGCCGAGATTACCGCAGCCAACCTGACCGCCGGTGGCCGCCGCGAAACCGAAAGCCCAGCCACAGGCGAGCGCAGCATGCTGCGTGGCCTTCTGGACAGCAAATGGTTTGCCATCGGCATCCTGACGCTGGCCTGCGCGCTGATCGTGCAATCGGCGGTCTCGGTAAACAGCCGCTTCCTGTCGCCCTATAACCTCGACAATGTGCAGATCCAGATGGCAACGCTGGCCTTGATCGCCTTTGGCCAGCTCTTCCTGATCCTGCAAGGCGAGATCGATTTTTCGGTCGGGCCAATGGCGGGGTTCGTCGTGGTGCTGTCGTCGTTCTGGATCCCGGACGGCATCTCGGGCACGCAGCTTGTGTTTACCGTCATTGGCATTCTGGCCATCACCACCGCAATGGGCTTTTTGCAAGGCTTGATCACATTGGTGCTGGGAATTCCCTCGATCATCGTCACATTGGCAGCCTTCTTCGCGTTGCAGGGGCTCTCGCTCTATCTGCGCCCGGTGCCGGGCGGGATCATCGATGCCAAGTTGATTGACGGTGCATTGATGCGTTTCGGTCCGGTCACACTGGCCGCCATTGTGGCCGTGATGCTGGCAGTCGGGCTGGAGCTGGTGCTCATGCGCACAGCCTTCGGCAAGAAGTTGCGGGCATTGGGTTCGGACGGATCATCGGCGGCCAAACTCGGCGCCAAACGCAAGGTTCTGCTACCGGCAGCCTTTGCCCTCAACGGGTTTCTGGTCGGGTTGGCGGGGCTTATTCTGGCCGCGACCGTGGGGGTAGGCTCGGGAACAACCGGCGCCAATTATTCTCTGATGGCCATTACCGCAGTGGTGCTGGGAGGGGCCGTGATCAGCGGTGGTATGGGATCTTTCATCGCCACGATCTTCGGCGCATTGCTGATCCAGCTGACCTTCTCGGCCACGACTTTCATGCAGGTCGGCACCGAATGGCAATACTGGCTGGTCGGTCTGGTGACTCTCTTTGCGGCAAGCCTCTTCGCGCTCGGTCGCCGGACTGGCTAA
- a CDS encoding helix-turn-helix domain-containing protein, which translates to MSALFDTSQIETQNRFAYWNDLVFKNYAPCMGRAPKDEEFSATLEALPFGQMMISRVASSPITYERRLSDVRYDPRDDFFAVAMLSGRTMLVQNGHETWARPGDIYLYSSARPYQHHSDADYRCVSLRIPRALAQARLTQLDDITGRVLKGDTPYGRILSSLIVEASEISAQGDREQALQGFSTSVLDMMTAAIGASFGAESCGSRNQRLLSRIQHYMRDNLADSGLGLAEIATAQNVSMRTLARLFTEAGTTPMAWLQSQRLACAYAALNERRVENVSEAAFAYGFNDSSYFGKAFKKTYGITPKTLLERN; encoded by the coding sequence ATGAGCGCTCTTTTTGACACCAGCCAGATCGAGACACAGAACCGTTTCGCCTATTGGAACGATCTCGTCTTCAAGAATTATGCCCCGTGTATGGGGCGTGCACCCAAAGACGAGGAATTCAGCGCGACTTTAGAAGCCCTACCTTTCGGGCAGATGATGATCTCACGCGTGGCGTCGAGCCCGATCACCTATGAGCGCCGCCTGAGCGATGTGCGCTATGATCCGCGCGATGATTTCTTTGCCGTGGCAATGCTGTCGGGGCGCACGATGCTGGTGCAAAACGGCCACGAGACATGGGCCCGACCGGGGGACATCTACCTCTACAGTTCCGCCCGCCCCTACCAGCACCATTCCGATGCCGATTACCGCTGCGTCTCGTTGCGCATTCCCCGCGCGCTGGCACAGGCACGCCTGACCCAGCTGGACGACATCACGGGTCGCGTCCTCAAGGGCGACACGCCTTATGGGCGTATCCTGTCCTCGTTGATTGTCGAAGCCTCCGAGATCTCGGCGCAGGGTGACCGCGAGCAAGCCCTGCAAGGCTTCTCGACCTCGGTACTGGACATGATGACCGCAGCCATAGGTGCAAGCTTTGGCGCAGAAAGTTGCGGCTCTCGCAACCAGCGGCTTCTGAGCCGCATCCAGCATTACATGCGTGACAATCTCGCCGATAGCGGCTTGGGCCTCGCCGAAATCGCCACTGCCCAGAATGTCTCGATGCGCACCTTGGCGCGGCTGTTCACCGAAGCGGGCACAACGCCTATGGCATGGCTGCAGAGCCAGCGTCTGGCCTGTGCCTATGCCGCACTCAATGAACGCCGCGTCGAAAACGTCTCCGAGGCCGCCTTTGCCTATGGTTTCAATGACAGCTCCTATTTCGGCAAGGCGTTCAAGAAGACCTACGGGATCACGCCCAAGACGCTTCTCGAGCGGAACTGA